GTATTTGCAGCATCTGGACTCCCCACAAGCCGTTAAGTAAGCACAGCTTAGAATCTAATCTAGGTTAACTTAAAAGTGCAATCCCTTTGTGTACGCTCCCGCTTACAGGGACAGCCAGCGCCCAGCACAAGGGGTATCAGATTCTTGCAGCATCCATGACACTTGTAAGCATTCAGTGGTCAGAACACCACTACATATCCTTCAAATGACATGGACCAGTGAAGCTGGAAGGTATCTTCACTGAACCAAGCCGGCTGGTATCTCAGCAATCCACCGGGACACGAGCCCCGGCATGTCCCCAGCAGCGTGCAGAATCTCGACTACGGAGGTGGCGGGGTTTGCATTTTTGAAAGTCAACACTTGTgaattttgaaatgcaaaggGTACGGGCCAGCTGCAACAGCGGCGTCTCAGAAATAACTTTACGCTGCAAAATCCTgctatttgttttctgctgtagGATTTTGGAGTGGGAATTGGTTAGACAGCAAGGTGATAAGCACGACAAAATACTAACAGAGCAAGCTAGCAAGACGTAATAACAAAAGGCACAGCATTTCCAAAGTTAAATCACCAGGGTACCCATTACATGAAGATATAAAGAATCCTCTGCATTAATGCTAACAGAGCGTGttatctaaaatatttaataacatGCtagtttttcctgctgctgttaaGTCATTAATAATATCACCTGTTAGTTAAAAAGCTGAATAATACAAAGTGCACTTTGGCTTCTACACTACCATGCCACTGTACTTGGAAGAGAGTATTATCTTTCCATTTTTGAATTAAATGAAGTATAAAcgtattttaaaaggaaaaaataaataaatctcctCTTCATTTCAAGTATATTTACTGCTCATTAAACTACATGCTATGCTTTCAGTTCCTAACACCAACCTCTTATTGTCAATCTTTGACATCATGATTCATTACcttattaaatgaaaataactgaCATGTCATAGACGTAAGGAAGTCCTAAGTTTCCATGCTCCTTATGGACACCACCTGAACATCAGCACTAGCAGGGTGTGCACAAATAACGCAGCTGTTTATGAAAGTAATTAATTAGATTTAGGACTCGGGTACTACAGATTATAACGCCCTGCAGACGCAACTCCTTGCTGAGGAGTAACATTCTGGAGAgaaagtaagtaaataaatacgGCCTACAACAAGTAACGACACCGGGCTCCCAAGGCGCGGGCACCCAGACGCGGGGTGAAGCCCCCCGGACGGGTCAGGACGGCCCGGGGAGCTGCGCCAGCCGCCAGCCCGCCGGGAGCCCGGGGacagggccgggccgggccgggcctccCCGCCCGGGCACCCCCGGGACCCACGCCCGGGAGGCTCCCGCGGCGGCTCGCCCCGCCGGCCTCCGCCGAGCAGGCCTCCCGCCTTCGGACGCGGCCTCCGCAAGACGTGTCCCCCCGCCGGGACTCCGGCCCCACCGCGTCTTGCGCGGAGCCGAGGCGGCCGGTGCCACCGCAGGGCAGGCGGCCTGAGGGCCGCCCGCCCCCTGCGGCCACGGCCCCGCCGGCCGGGCCGAGCGAGGGGAGGGGACAAAAACTTCGGTGGTGCCGAAGGGCGGGTAGCTCGGAGCCGCCGCCCTCCagccgccgcccggcccggccgcagCTGCCGCGccgcgccctgccccgccggagggcgcccggcccggcccggcccccgcgggctccccgcccgccgccgcatCGGCCCCGCGCCCTGCGGGGGCTGCCCGCTCCCGCAACCTCCGTCCCGCGGCCAGGAGCCGCCGAGGCGGCGTCCGTGGGGAAatgccccgctccccgccgcccccctcACCTGCTGGCCAGGCTCTGCCGGCAGTGCTGCCTGAAGGGCATCAGGTGGTAGTTCATGGcgtccagcagcagcttctggcagACGGGGTCGGTGCGCATGAAATCCACTGACTGAACCCGCTCCACCAGCTCCGGGGCTGGGATGAGGGCGAAGCGGAGGCGCTTCATGAGGTCCGGGGCGTACTGCATGCGGGTCTCCCGGTCGTGCTCCAGCCACAGCACGGACATCTGGAAGAGCGCCAGCTCCGACTCGACGGGGGGTGGCAGCGAGTCGAGCAGGGCGCGCATCTCCTCGAAGTTGAGCAGCAGCACGTCCTCCACCAGGTACTTGTTGGCCAGCTTCTTAGTCTCCTCCAGGCCGTGCAGGGCGGCGATCTTGCACACCTGTTTGTAGTTCTGCACCGAGATCTGGTCGTTGAGGAACTGCACGCACAGCTTGGTGACCTGCGGGATGTGCAGGATCTTGCTGACCGACAGCACCTCCTCCACCGTGTCCAACGAGAGGGTCACGTTGGCCGTGTACAGGTACTCCAGCACCAGCCGCAGCCCGATGGacgagcagccctgcagcaccaggtTGTTGATGGCCCGAGGGCTGGCCAGCAGCTTGTCCTCCGGAGAGGAGGACGGCGTGCCGGGCTCCTCCTgcggctgcggcggcggcggctccttCGGCGGCCCCCCCAGCCCGTCCTGGGCGCCGGGCCCCAGCCCTAGGGCGTGGGGGTGCCCGCCAGTCCCGCCGCCGCTGGAGAAGAGGGATCGGAAGTACTGGGAGCAGGAGGCCAGGACGGCCTTGTGGCAGTGGAACTGCTGGCCCTGAGCCGTCAGGGTCACGTCGCAGAAGAGCTGCTTCCTCCACAGCAGGTTGAGGCCGTGCAGCAGGTTGTCGCTGTGGCTGGGGTCGAAGGTGGAGGTCCTGTCCCCGGATCTGGACATGGCGAGCGGCCTCCGACACACCTGCCTTTTAAACCCTCCTCCAACCTGGGcagaggggtggggaggagagcggggtgggggggacaaCACGGGACGACACAACAATAAACACAAGAGCTTTAGAGGCCCGGAGGGCGCATCCCGGCAGTGTGCGCACGGGTGGCGGGGGCAGCAGCCGGGGGTCGGGCTCCCCTCTGCCCGCCgagccgcccccggccccgcgcacGGACCAGCTCGCTCGGATGGGCCGCAACTTGGCGAGGgcctgggatttttttttattttttttttttggccttttcccccctccccccgccaccccacagacacacacatacaccacccctttctcctccctcctcgGTCCAaaccaggctgctctccaggggAGGAGCGAGGAAGACGGGAACGTTTTTAACCCTGAGCCACCCCCcgcaaaaaaaaccaaaacaaaacaacaaaaaaaacacaaaaaaaaacaacaaaaaacaccccaccaGCCACCCAGGCAATTAAACACATTAAATAaacccctccccccaaaaaaacccaacaacaaaccccatcaaaccaaacaaaaaccaaaacccacccaaacccaaccaaaccacaaaacaaaacccccaaactccGCGATGCCCAGAGAAGCTCCCAAGTGACGGAAACTCTAGCGGGAAGGcgagcagcccccagcccccccagccgcTCTTGGCAACTCGGCGGCGCCGGGACCAGCTTCCTCCCCAGCTCGGGGGACTGCATGCCCGGGCCTCGGCGCCGGCCGCCACCGGAGTTGTTCCCCTCTCCTCGACCCAGCACGGGGGTTGCAATACTTCGCACCCCGGAGAGGGGAGGAAGCggcagccccgggcccggcgAGGGGCCGCCCGCTGCTGTCCTGCCCGGCTCGCTTCTCGTCGCAGCAGACGGCGCCGCTGCCGTAACTCCGGTAACTACGTGAAGTTCAAGTTGGGGGAAGGACGGgggaggcgggcgggggcggcggggaccTGGGCCCTGCGCGGCGGCCCCTCGGtccgcccgggccccgccgcggccccccccccctgccccgtGCCCGGCCTGGGGAGAGGGGCGGTGGGCTGGGCAGCCCCGAGCTTGCAGCCGCACCTGGGGGGGCTGCGCGGCCACCGACCCGCGCTGGCCGCATCCCGCCCCGCGGAGCGCCGCcgctcttcctcctcctcagcgGGATCCCGCCGAGACCTGCTCCTGCCATTGCAGCGCTCTCAGTCGCTCCTTCCCAGCGCTGGgctttcctctgcttcctttcacccccccccgccccattTATCGGCACAGCGAGGGGCTCCCTCCAGCCGCTTCCCCTGCCCCGGCGCCGCTcagccccgctccgcgccccgccgccggcTACGGAAACCTCCTGGAGCCTCTCCCTTTAAGTGGACCCGGTCaatccccccctccccaccgcacacacatacacacacacatatacatgcacacacacacacatacacacacacacatacactcctcctctttctccctccccttctttcttcctcgTTTTGCCCATTTCTTGCAATCGGAGTTTATTCTGCAAACGCGTTCGTTACACaactgccccccctcccccctgcACACACTTCCAGCACACACACCCGCACACACAGACacccctttcctctcccccaaCAACAGACAAATTAGGAGACACAAGAAAATGCACGGAGATGGTTAGACACAAGGCCAGAAACTTACCTGCTCCACAACCAGCTGCCAAAGTAAAGGTTCACTTAagctcccccccaaaaaaatcaatTGTCCTTCCTTTTTAAAGGTTTGCTCGCTCCttccgaaaaaaaaaaaaaaaaaaaaaaaaaaaaaaaaaaaagaaaagaaagaaagaaaggaaaaaaaaaaaaagacaaaccaaaaaCCTTCTGTTTCCCAACTCGGAGCAGTTACTctttacaatttattttgtcGTACATCATTTGATCACCATGAATTagcaacagcaagaaaatgtacgagagagagagaaggagagagagagaaagagagagagagagagcgcGCAGAGCTTTCTgcaagagaagaagaagaaaaaatgtacGTGTGACAAATTATGCTACCAAGAAACAACACATCATTATCCTTGGGCCTGGGGCTCAGTGAGTCGTAACGAGAGTAATAGGAAATCCACGGTTGGGGAGAGAAACGGTCGTGCATGGCCAGTGGAGAGAGACCATACAGGGGGATGGATGCTGGAGAGACTCGCAAAATTATGGCTCAAGGCTATTGTAAAAATTGTCGAGCGTAAATGACTGCGATTTCAAACATCTTtggaagaaagaaggggaaaaagcgagcccccccccccccctcctctctgcctccctccctctcgctctccctctctcttctctctctctataAAGAACCGTCAAGTTTTAGTGCGCATTGCTAATTAGTCAATTTCTCTCTGCCTTCACAGGCTGGCGActttgctgctgagctgaaACTGCTAATTTCTGTGACCAGCTTTTTTCTTAGCTGTGATCTGGATGAATGAGTAGCTGTCTCACAGAGATGACAAAAATAAACTCTAATCCCCCCAAAAATTTCCACTACATCTTTCTCATGCATAGATTTATGATCTTCAAGCACCCTGTGCAATATGCAAACTTTTTGTGTGcaagtgtgtctgtgtgttgcTGGTGTGGGGGGGTAAGTCTGTTGTATTCAGGTTACacaggatttgttttgtttctctgctctcCCCCTGCACCCCGGATGTGAGGGAAATAATGTCTGATTTCAGTACCCAATATATTGTCACCCCACCACCGCCCCCCTTGTATTTATATTATTGCTTTGACAGGATACATCCTCCTTCCTTGCAAGTATGATGAggctggagggatggaggggggaggaagaaagtgAGGCTACTAAATGGTGTTAGTGGTAAAATGTTCCCTTTACATTTGTTCCCTTGCACTGTTCAAGATTTATGATCTTGTTTGAAGGCATATTTTCTCTATCGTTTTGTCTGGTTAGACAACCGTCTCTGAACTTCACTGTCAGCTCTTCAACAGATAAGGATTCagaagtcacttttttttttttttttattagaagatTAGCATATTGTCAGATTTGTCTTTCAGTTTCGAGACTTTGCAATGCAGAAGCCTGAATCAAATGGCAGGAAAGCAGATGCTATTTCACAAACATAACCTTTCAACTTTCTGCCAGAGCTGATACCCTAGAAATGAGCACAGTGCAGCCTGTGGGTTggggctttgttttggtttttgcttctttgtagTTGCAAGAAGCAGAGGGCATTCTTCTTGTAGGcattttgggctttttttctccatcaagGGGCATTTTGGTAGAGGACATTCTCCACACTTTATCTCATGATATATTGCACCCTTGCTTTTATAGCTCTGTTCTTCTGTTGTCAAACCTCCaattgtcaaaaaaaaaaaaaaaaaaaaaaaaaaaaaaaaaggcggaGTATGTGCCCTTGAATGAAATGCACAAGAAGAATCTGGAGCGAGCACTCACAGAAAGTTTTACCTGGTGTGAAAGCCACAAGCCCCATCCCCTTTCCCAGATAATAATCAGGCTCCTGTTAATTAAAATACACACCAGGAATGGGACTTTGCATGAGTGGTCTCATGGTCTTTCTCTTTGACTTGGCCAAGGATGCCAATGTATTTATAGAACTGGAGTCAGATTGCTCAGGAATGCAAAGGACTGGAACTGAAAGGCATCAAGgcagtttttgcttttatttattttctggtcACCTTAAAAAAGAAGTTCTGCCATACCTTTCTGATTTTGCTCACCAGATAGctcccttcctcttctcttggACATCAATTATTTCTGCAAGAAATTTCCAAGAAAGATGAGGTAGCTGGTGTTTTAGGGCATGGTATTCTAGGACATGATATTCTTCCCAAGAGAATGACACCATCATGTGCTGCttctaaaacaattttctttgttttgctcctGTTGGgcctccccttcctcccagtTGCACCCCGTTTGCCACTTGGATTTTGACCCTGTTCAGGTGAAGAGAAACATGAATTATAAGACCTCTCTGTTTTGATAGTAGCTGTTGTCTTTGGTGTTGCAAGTTGTCTCCCAGCTGGAGTAGGTGAGAACAATTTTTAGGTTATACCTGTGCTGCTGAACTTTACTGCTGTCATGGCTGTAAATAATCCCCATGAGGTTTTGTATCAGTTTCCACTGATGGATGTATCACACGCTCTTACACCATTGTAAGCTGCCAAAATATGTCTGTGCCAACGTGTAGCAAGTTTCTGGGACTAGCATACTGGTATGTTTTGCTCGTTGTTGAAAGGACCcgtttaatttttatttcactttgctACACTAACAAGTAGAAATAAAGTTCAgtcttatatatatatgatttgTCGTCACTTATGCATTACATTGGGCAAATATTTCCTGAAGTTCTGGTTGTGGTATTTTCTAAATGGACTTGAGCACTTTTGAAGGGAGACTTCAAAGTTTCTAACTCACTTAGgtgcttttcaaaattttacaCATTATATCTGCAAAGTAGAAAATTAAAGTTCTTCTCTTCTAGGCAGGGGCTGTCAGCAGAAAATAccatgtttcctttcttctgcagttaCTCCCTGATCAGGACCATGTCAAATTacctgggtttgtttgttggtgtgATTTGGTTTGCACTTCTGTGGAGCAAAACAAGACGTACTCACCACTTGCTTTAAGCAGGGACTTCACGTCTCTAGTTTATAAGCCTAAGACCATCACAGGCTTCAGGAAAACCACTGGGAGTGAAGAGCATCTCTCCTGAGGCACTGAACACATACTCCTGAGCCTTCCCTGTTGTAGCTATGGGGCTCTATCCCTAAGCAGGATTTCCAAAGAGCAGTGGGCAGTGCCCCATACTTGCATCTTTTCAAAGCTAGAGGTTGGTAGATGTTGTGCTTTTACTTGCCTTCCCTTAGTGCATCTCTTTCCTTCCATGTGGACAACTCAACTTACTGAAGCCTCATTGCAGAGGCTTGTAGAAGGGAGGTCAAAACTGCAAAAGGAACTGAATCAAATATTGCAATTAAAGGAAGAGGTCCGCATGCAGAGGGGGCCTTCATCAAGAAAGTAGAAGGCGTTGCCCTTAAAATCCCTGGGAACAAACTCAGTAAATAAGcaaggtaaatatttttcactaaGAGTAATTACataaaaaagagaattttaGAACCCTTTGTTATCTGTGCCTGTAATATGAAACATATTTCTGCACAACTGATGCTTTGTGGAGGATTTTTTGCAGATTTTGTTGTTGCAATATGCACTGATATCTTGGCACAGCTCAGAAGTCAAGTTACATGCACAGTATCTTAATtattaagaacaaaaataagtgtCAATTCTGAACCCATGCCCCTTTGTCATTGAGACTGACATCGGAAATAGTGTTTCATCTGGTTCCCCTGTTTGGGGTGTAGAAATTGCTTTTGTGGATGTCATCTGGCCTGCTGAACTCTCAAAAGTCTGCATTTCTGCCACTGTTGCATTCCATATGGTAGAATGGAGATGGTAGTGCTCACCAGAGTCCCTTTTATGTAAATGTATCTCACACCACAGGAAAATACAGTTCATTTGGAGACCTTCCAGAGAAGTAAATTCTATAGGtaagttggtttgtttttgttgggcAACATGCCATACTAGTTGCTTGGACAGATCTGAGTACACAAATCCTTTTTTGTAGTACGAACACTTTTCAGATAGATTCAGAACATTGTTGTATACTTCACCCCAAAGTTTCTGACTTGGAAGTTTGTAAGCCCACACTTCTGAAGGTAGACCTGGCAT
This Apus apus isolate bApuApu2 chromosome 2, bApuApu2.pri.cur, whole genome shotgun sequence DNA region includes the following protein-coding sequences:
- the KLHL14 gene encoding kelch-like protein 14 — translated: MSRSGDRTSTFDPSHSDNLLHGLNLLWRKQLFCDVTLTAQGQQFHCHKAVLASCSQYFRSLFSSGGGTGGHPHALGLGPGAQDGLGGPPKEPPPPQPQEEPGTPSSSPEDKLLASPRAINNLVLQGCSSIGLRLVLEYLYTANVTLSLDTVEEVLSVSKILHIPQVTKLCVQFLNDQISVQNYKQVCKIAALHGLEETKKLANKYLVEDVLLLNFEEMRALLDSLPPPVESELALFQMSVLWLEHDRETRMQYAPDLMKRLRFALIPAPELVERVQSVDFMRTDPVCQKLLLDAMNYHLMPFRQHCRQSLASRIRSNKKMLLLVGGLPPGPDRLPSNLVQYYDDEKKTWKILTIMPYNSAHHCVVEVENFLFVLGGEDQWNPNGKHSTNFVSRYDPRFNSWIQLPPMQERRASFYACRLDKNLYVIGGRNETGYLSSVECYNLETNEWRYVSSLPQPLAAHAGAVHNGKIYISGGVHNGEYVPWLYCYDPVMDVWARKQDMNTKRAIHTLAVMNDRLYAIGGNHLKGFSHLDVMLVECYDPKGDQWNILQTPILEGRSGPGCAVLDDSIYLVGGYSWSMGAYKSSTICYSPEKGTWTELEGDVAEPLAGPACSTVILPACVPYNK